A window of the Streptomyces albireticuli genome harbors these coding sequences:
- a CDS encoding enoyl-CoA hydratase/isomerase family protein → MTPTAPVTGDDPVLLRTEGHAGYLTLNRPKALNALSHDMVRRIDEALTTWEHDPAVETVVISGAGERGLCAGGDIRSIHADARDGDGTATAAFWYDEYRLNARIARYPKPYVAVMDGIVMGGGVGVSAHGSVRIVTERSKVAMPETGIGFVPDVGGTYLLALAPGELGTHLGLTGTPVGARDALLCGLADHFVPSDELPALLAALATGSVTEVLARYVREAPEGELDGHREWIDHCYAADTVEEIVERLLDHGATAAKETAGTILAKSPTSLKVTLAALRRARDLGPLERVLEQEYRVSCAALSSPDLVEGIRAQVVDKDRDPRWSPATLAGVTEADVDRFFAPLGARELSLAADGSGQEVPW, encoded by the coding sequence ATGACCCCGACCGCACCGGTGACCGGCGACGACCCCGTCCTCCTGCGCACCGAGGGCCACGCCGGCTATCTCACCCTCAACCGCCCCAAGGCCCTCAACGCCCTCAGCCACGACATGGTGCGCCGCATCGACGAGGCCCTCACCACCTGGGAGCACGACCCCGCCGTCGAGACCGTGGTCATCAGCGGCGCGGGCGAACGGGGCCTGTGCGCGGGCGGTGACATCCGCTCCATCCACGCGGACGCGCGGGACGGCGACGGCACGGCCACGGCGGCCTTCTGGTACGACGAGTACCGCCTCAACGCCCGTATCGCCCGCTACCCCAAGCCGTACGTCGCCGTCATGGACGGCATCGTGATGGGCGGGGGAGTGGGCGTCTCGGCCCACGGCAGCGTCCGGATCGTCACCGAGCGCTCCAAGGTCGCCATGCCCGAGACCGGTATCGGCTTCGTCCCGGACGTCGGCGGCACCTATCTGCTCGCCCTCGCGCCCGGCGAGCTCGGCACCCACCTCGGCCTCACCGGGACACCGGTCGGCGCCCGGGACGCCCTGCTGTGCGGGCTGGCCGACCACTTCGTCCCGTCGGACGAGCTCCCCGCGCTCCTCGCCGCCCTCGCCACCGGGTCCGTCACCGAGGTCCTCGCCCGGTACGTCCGCGAGGCGCCGGAGGGCGAGCTGGACGGGCACCGGGAGTGGATCGACCACTGCTACGCGGCCGATACCGTCGAGGAGATCGTCGAGCGGCTCCTCGACCACGGCGCGACCGCCGCGAAGGAGACCGCCGGGACGATCCTCGCCAAGTCCCCCACCTCGCTCAAGGTCACCCTGGCCGCCCTGCGCCGGGCCCGCGACCTCGGCCCGCTGGAGCGCGTCCTGGAGCAGGAGTACCGCGTCTCCTGCGCGGCCCTGTCCTCGCCCGACCTCGTCGAGGGCATCCGCGCCCAGGTCGTCGACAAGGACCGCGACCCGCGGTGGTCGCCCGCCACCCTCGCCGGGGTCACGGAAGCGGACGTGGACCGCTTCTTCGCCCCGCTCGGCGCGCGGGAACTCTCCCTCGCCGCCGACGGCTCCGGTCAGGAGGTGCCCTGGTGA